The window TCGATTAGCACTTCGCGCAGGTTGCCATGATGGTAGCGCGCGCGGCGCGGCGTTCGCCCGGGTTTGATCCTGCGTTTTGGAATTGCCGACTTCATCGCAACCGAAGCTAGCACGACGCACCGCTCCAATGTAAGCACTGCTTATTTCGATTGACTTTCAACACGCCTCGCGTGTAATCGGTGATTACATCGCGACTGTACCCGGAGGTCATCATGAAATGGCTGATGCTTTGTCTCGTGGCATGTCTCTTCGCAACGCCGGCGTTCGCCCAGAACGGGAGATGGGTGACGGCCAGCGGCAATCTCGTGATCGACATCGCGCCGTGTGGCGACGCGCTGTGCGGCACTGCGGTCCGTGAACTCGCAAATCACTCGATGAGCGATACCAACGCGACTATCTCGGGACCCTCGCCGATTGGACTCAAGATCCTGCGCGACTTCACGCCGTCCAGCGACAAGACCTGGTATGGGCAAATCTATAATCGCGAGAACGGCAAGACTTACCGCTGCAAGATGACCGTGCTGAGCGCGGACGAACTCGAGATTCATCCCTACGTTGGTATCCCGCTGTTCGGGCAGACGCAGGTCTGGCATCGCGCGACCGACACCGCCGATTCGAAGTAGCGGCGCGCGCTCACCTTCCCGCTTTCTCGCTGCGATGCGCCGGTAGTACTATCGCCGTGTCACAGCGGAGGAAGTGTTATGGAACTGGCACCGCAGCGGGCGGGATTCTCGGCAGAGCGGCTCAATCGCATCACCGATCACCTGAGTCGCAACTATATCGAGCCGGGCAAGATCGCCGGATGCCAGGTCGCGGTCGCGCGCCGCGGTATTAACGCCTACTTCAAGTCGTTCGGTTTGATGGATCGCGAGCGGCGCCGGCCGATGGCCGACGACGCGATCTTTCGCATTTACTCAATGACCAAGCCGATTACTTCGATCGCGCTGATGACGCTTTTCGAGCAGGGCCACTTTCAGCTCAACGATCCGGTATCGCGATTCATTCCTGAATGGCGCGATCACAAGGTATGGATTTCCGGCGAAGGCGCGAACATGGAGGTCGCCGCGCCGGCGCGTCCGATGACGATGCGGCACGTGCTGAGCCACACGGGCGGGCTCACTTACGGCGCGACCAATCATCCCGTCGATCGCGTTTATCGCGAGCAGATGGTGCAGCGCGAACGCGGCGAGACCCTCGCGGCCTTCGTGCGCAAGCTCGCGCATGTGCCGCTTCGGTATCACCCGGGTGAGCGCTGGATGTACTCGCTTTCGACCGACGTCTGCGGCTACCTGGTCGAGGCGATTTCAGGAAAGCGCTTCGACCGCTACCTGCAGGAAACGATCTTCGGCCCGCTCGAAATGCGCGACACGGCGTTTTTCGTATCGCGCGCCAACGCCTCGCGGTTCGCCGCCAACTACGAGCGCCAGCCTGACAAGACGCTCAAGCTGATCGACGACCCTGCTGCCAGCACGTATCTCAGCGAGCCGACCTTCTTTTCCGGCGGCGGCGGTCTCACGGGCACGACGGCAGACTACCTGCGGTTCTCCGAGATGCTACGGCGCGGTGGCGAGCTCGACGGTAATCGCATCATCGGTTCGCGAACGCTCGCACTGATGCATAAGAACCACCTGGCCGGCGGCAAGGATCTCACGCAGATGGCGATCGGTGCCTTTTCGGAAACTGCATACGAGGGCGTCGGCTTTGGTCTCGGCTTCGCAACCACGCTCGGGGAAGTTGAAGCGGGCACGATCGGCGCGGGCGATTACTATTGGGGCGGCGCCGCTTCGACGATTTTTTGGGTCGATCCGAAAGAGGATCTGGTCGTCGTTTTCATGACGCAGCTCATGCCGTCGGCAACCTTCAACTTCCGCGGCCAGCTCAAGAACATCATTTATTCGGCAATCGTGGACTAGCTTGCGCCCATAGCGCAGGCAGCGCTTGCGTGCGGCATCCGCCTGAGAACGCGAAGAGCATGTCGATCATGATCTGGATTCGGTGACTGCGCCATCGATCCAATGGCTATTCGCAGAGGAACCCGACACCAACACCCCCATGACGGCGCTCTATCATGTTCGAGTACATGCTGTTCTACGCGGACTCGTGCGGACCGTGATGGTATTGGCGGTGACAGCGAGTCATACAGAACTGGCCTGCTTCAAAACCTCGGGCAACAAGCGCGCGTAGCGCATCAGGTTCGAGACCGAGGTTCTCGTGTCGGCGGCATTGCCGGCTCGGGCGAGGTCCTCGGCGCTCGCACACAGGTTCGCGAATTGTTTCGCACCGATCGTTCCCGAGGCTCCGCGCAGCGCGTGCGCTTCGGAGGCAAAGGTTTTGAGATCGCCGCGCTCAATTGCGGTTTCGAGCGCGGCGAGCCGTCCAGGTAAATCGGCGAGAAACGTCCGCGCCAGCTTGGCCAGGATGTTCTGGCCCGAAGCCTTGGACAACTCTTCGATTTCCGCCAGGCGATCCTTGTCGAACTCGCGGCTCAACGCCGCGGCGCTGTCGGCGTCGGTCATCGTCGGAGCGGGTTTGCTGCTCGGCGCCGGCTGCGCCCAGGTATCGAGCACCTGTGCGAGTTCGCTGAGCGTCACGGGCTTGGCGAGAAAATCGTCCATCCCCGCGCTGGCGCATCGCCTGACGATCGCGCCCGCGCTGTGCGCGGTATGCGCGATCACCACGGTGTGTCGATTGTTGCCTTCGCGGCGTCTGATCTCGGCGGTCGCCTCGTAGCCGTCCATGCCCGGCAGTTCCAAATCCATCAACACTGCGTCGTAGGTTCGATGCTCAAGCATTTCGAGCGCTTCGTCGGCGCGCCTGGCGAGATCGTATGCGAAGCCAAGCGCCGCGAGCTGCTCGCCGAGCATCGCGCGCGTCACGCCGTCATCTTCAACGACCAATATCCGCGCCGAGGCGCGAAAGTCGTGCGCAAGAGTGGGATCGGCGGTCGCGTGATGCTCCCGGGTTCGCGCGGCGAGCGATGGCGACACGAGAGAA is drawn from Candidatus Binataceae bacterium and contains these coding sequences:
- a CDS encoding DUF2147 domain-containing protein, whose amino-acid sequence is MKWLMLCLVACLFATPAFAQNGRWVTASGNLVIDIAPCGDALCGTAVRELANHSMSDTNATISGPSPIGLKILRDFTPSSDKTWYGQIYNRENGKTYRCKMTVLSADELEIHPYVGIPLFGQTQVWHRATDTADSK
- a CDS encoding serine hydrolase domain-containing protein, with product MELAPQRAGFSAERLNRITDHLSRNYIEPGKIAGCQVAVARRGINAYFKSFGLMDRERRRPMADDAIFRIYSMTKPITSIALMTLFEQGHFQLNDPVSRFIPEWRDHKVWISGEGANMEVAAPARPMTMRHVLSHTGGLTYGATNHPVDRVYREQMVQRERGETLAAFVRKLAHVPLRYHPGERWMYSLSTDVCGYLVEAISGKRFDRYLQETIFGPLEMRDTAFFVSRANASRFAANYERQPDKTLKLIDDPAASTYLSEPTFFSGGGGLTGTTADYLRFSEMLRRGGELDGNRIIGSRTLALMHKNHLAGGKDLTQMAIGAFSETAYEGVGFGLGFATTLGEVEAGTIGAGDYYWGGAASTIFWVDPKEDLVVVFMTQLMPSATFNFRGQLKNIIYSAIVD